The Persephonella atlantica genome includes a window with the following:
- the plsX gene encoding phosphate acyltransferase PlsX — MYIALDAMGGDNAPQSNVRGAVLFARESGIGVYLVGNGEVLEKELEKAGGKNLSIEIVHAEEVIEMDEPPSVAVRRKRKSSMYIAGKLVREGKAQAFVSAGNTGAAMAISKFVVGAAEGIERPGIAVAFPTKKGKPTVLIDVGANVDSRPKHLVYFAVMGHTYVKEILKSSDNPKVGILSIGEEEGKGNDLVKDTYPLLKMTGLNFVGNAEGRDIFTGDFDVIVCDGFVGNVVLKTSESLGSIIVEMIKQEVKKSVISKIGAALMLPAIKRFKKKADYAEYGGAPLLGTTGTCIITHGSADERAIKNALKVASQFEETHFNDKLKENLDNLLPKELRD; from the coding sequence TTGTATATAGCACTTGATGCTATGGGGGGTGATAATGCTCCCCAGAGCAATGTAAGAGGAGCTGTTCTTTTTGCAAGAGAATCCGGAATAGGGGTTTATTTAGTAGGAAACGGGGAAGTTTTAGAAAAGGAATTAGAGAAAGCAGGAGGTAAAAACCTCTCTATAGAGATAGTCCATGCAGAAGAAGTTATAGAGATGGATGAACCTCCCTCTGTTGCTGTCAGAAGAAAGAGAAAGTCATCCATGTACATTGCAGGTAAACTTGTGAGGGAAGGTAAAGCTCAGGCTTTTGTCTCTGCTGGAAACACAGGAGCTGCAATGGCAATATCCAAATTTGTTGTTGGTGCAGCTGAAGGAATAGAGAGGCCGGGTATTGCTGTTGCATTTCCAACAAAAAAAGGAAAACCAACTGTTCTTATAGATGTTGGTGCCAATGTTGACAGCCGTCCAAAACATCTCGTCTATTTTGCTGTTATGGGTCATACCTACGTTAAAGAGATACTGAAAAGCTCAGATAATCCAAAAGTTGGTATTCTCAGTATTGGGGAGGAAGAAGGAAAAGGTAATGATCTTGTTAAGGATACGTATCCTCTTCTTAAAATGACAGGACTGAATTTTGTTGGAAATGCAGAAGGCAGAGACATATTTACAGGTGATTTTGATGTAATTGTGTGTGATGGGTTTGTTGGTAACGTTGTTTTAAAAACAAGTGAAAGTTTAGGCTCTATCATCGTTGAGATGATAAAGCAGGAAGTGAAGAAAAGTGTGATATCAAAGATTGGGGCAGCCCTTATGCTTCCTGCAATAAAGAGATTTAAGAAGAAGGCTGATTATGCTGAGTATGGAGGAGCTCCACTGCTTGGAACAACAGGAACCTGTATAATAACCCACGGAAGTGCAGATGAAAGGGCTATAAAGAATGCATTAAAGGTAGCTTCACAGTTTGAAGAGACACACTTTAACGATAAACTGAAGGAAAATCTTGATAATCTACTACCAAAAGAGTTAAGGGACTAA
- a CDS encoding YraN family protein gives MGSFQTGKQAEEMAAKFLENNGYNVIERNFRTRFGEIDIVATEEDTLVFVEVRFRRSKDFGLPEETINSRKIQKIVNTAYRYISMKNPHFSDIRFDVIAVDTEGVRHIKNAFEAEI, from the coding sequence ATGGGTAGCTTTCAGACAGGAAAACAGGCTGAAGAGATGGCAGCTAAATTTTTAGAAAACAACGGATACAATGTGATTGAAAGAAATTTTAGAACCAGGTTTGGAGAGATAGATATTGTTGCCACAGAGGAGGACACACTTGTGTTTGTTGAAGTTAGATTCAGAAGGAGTAAAGATTTTGGTCTTCCTGAGGAGACGATAAACAGCAGGAAAATCCAGAAAATTGTAAACACTGCTTATAGATACATATCAATGAAAAATCCCCACTTTTCTGATATAAGATTTGACGTTATAGCTGTTGATACAGAAGGTGTAAGACATATTAAAAATGCTTTTGAGGCTGAAATTTGA
- a CDS encoding beta-ketoacyl-ACP synthase III encodes MRAEITGIGMYVPPRVITNHDLEKILDTSDEWITTRTGIKERRIAEEWEKASDLALKASQEALENAGKTPKEIDAVVVATSTPDMTFPSTACFLADKLGCSKPMAFDISAACSGFIYGLTVGNSFISSGQFENVLVVGTEVFSQIIDWGDRSTAVIFGDGAGAVVLSKTTEDRGIFSAVMKSDGSHWGSLYCPVGEKLRMRGRETFKLAIKSMETASLKALNQAGVTLDDIQLVVPHQANIRIINALAERLGLPEEKVFSNIHKYGNTSAASIPIAMYEAFKEGRFKKGDYLLLTAFGGGLTWGAVVIKF; translated from the coding sequence CTGAGGGCTGAAATAACAGGGATAGGAATGTATGTCCCTCCACGGGTTATAACAAACCACGACCTTGAGAAGATTTTGGATACTTCTGATGAATGGATAACAACAAGAACCGGTATAAAGGAAAGGAGAATAGCTGAAGAATGGGAAAAAGCTAGTGATTTAGCATTAAAAGCATCGCAGGAAGCCTTAGAAAATGCAGGTAAAACTCCAAAGGAGATTGACGCTGTTGTTGTTGCAACATCAACGCCAGACATGACATTTCCGTCAACTGCATGTTTTTTAGCTGATAAGCTTGGATGTTCAAAACCTATGGCTTTTGACATATCTGCAGCCTGCAGTGGTTTTATATACGGACTTACTGTGGGAAACTCTTTTATATCTTCTGGACAGTTTGAAAATGTTCTCGTTGTAGGTACAGAGGTTTTTTCTCAGATAATAGACTGGGGAGACAGGTCAACTGCTGTCATATTTGGTGACGGCGCTGGAGCTGTTGTTTTATCAAAAACAACAGAGGATAGAGGTATTTTTTCTGCTGTTATGAAATCTGATGGTTCCCACTGGGGTTCTCTTTACTGTCCTGTTGGAGAAAAACTTCGTATGAGAGGAAGAGAAACATTTAAACTGGCAATAAAGTCCATGGAAACAGCAAGTTTGAAGGCATTAAATCAGGCAGGTGTAACACTTGATGATATTCAGCTTGTTGTTCCCCATCAGGCAAACATAAGAATCATAAATGCTCTTGCAGAGAGGCTCGGACTGCCGGAAGAAAAAGTATTCAGCAACATACACAAGTACGGAAATACCAGTGCAGCCTCTATACCGATAGCTATGTATGAGGCATTTAAAGAAGGCAGATTTAAAAAGGGAGACTATCTGCTGCTTACAGCGTTTGGAGGAGGCCTTACCTGGGGTGCTGTTGTTATAAAGTTTTAG
- a CDS encoding polyprenyl synthetase family protein: MDIKEYLKQQAEFINSQIRRLIPSGIPEKLFKAMEYSLLAGGKRLRPVLILESAKAVGKEDVEDIIDIAVASEFIHTYSLVHDDLPAMDDDDLRRGKPTCHKVFGEAIAILAGDGLQSYAFELISKNQAVPPEKLIRVINVLAHGTGIYGMVGGQAADILHEKENSFDDIQFIHIHKTAKFIQSCCQIGGILADASEEEEQALKNYGLYIGLAFQIQDDILDEIGDEKKLGKKTKKDREKNKLTYPSIYGLEESVKMAQEYVEKATEEIKILKNPEILQGIAYYIINREV, translated from the coding sequence ATGGACATAAAGGAATATCTTAAACAGCAGGCAGAGTTTATAAACAGTCAGATTAGAAGGTTAATACCTTCTGGTATTCCAGAAAAGCTGTTCAAAGCCATGGAGTACTCCCTCCTTGCAGGAGGAAAGAGGCTCAGACCTGTTCTTATATTAGAGTCTGCAAAAGCAGTGGGAAAGGAAGATGTAGAGGATATTATAGACATAGCAGTTGCTTCAGAGTTTATTCACACATATTCTCTTGTTCATGATGACCTGCCAGCAATGGATGATGACGATTTGAGAAGGGGAAAACCTACCTGTCATAAAGTATTTGGTGAAGCAATAGCAATTCTTGCAGGAGATGGACTCCAGTCTTACGCTTTTGAGCTGATTTCAAAAAATCAGGCTGTTCCTCCAGAAAAGCTTATCAGGGTTATAAATGTTCTCGCCCATGGGACCGGTATTTATGGAATGGTAGGAGGACAGGCTGCAGACATTCTTCACGAGAAAGAAAACAGCTTTGATGACATACAGTTTATACACATACACAAGACAGCAAAGTTTATCCAGTCCTGCTGTCAGATAGGTGGTATTCTTGCAGATGCCAGTGAAGAGGAGGAACAGGCACTGAAAAATTACGGTCTTTATATAGGTCTGGCATTTCAGATTCAGGACGATATATTAGATGAGATTGGAGATGAAAAAAAGTTAGGAAAAAAGACGAAAAAGGACAGGGAGAAAAATAAGCTCACATATCCTTCTATTTACGGTTTAGAGGAATCTGTAAAAATGGCACAGGAGTATGTTGAAAAAGCCACTGAAGAGATTAAAATATTAAAAAATCCTGAAATTCTTCAGGGGATAGCCTACTACATTATAAACAGAGAGGTGTAA
- a CDS encoding bifunctional nuclease family protein, translated as MIEMNVQGITLDPMTNMPIVVLKGKETDHVLPIWIGVFEANAIAMQLEGITRPRPMTHDLISSIIDSLNGYVEYIHIHDLKDNTYYAEITIRTSTSQVKIDSRPSDAINVALRSGAPIFVSEEVLEKSQLDTIDNDSSEDDLKDWLESIKPEDFGKQSSI; from the coding sequence ATGATAGAGATGAATGTGCAGGGAATAACGTTAGACCCTATGACAAATATGCCTATAGTAGTTCTTAAAGGAAAAGAAACTGACCATGTCCTTCCTATCTGGATAGGTGTGTTTGAGGCAAATGCTATCGCCATGCAGCTTGAGGGGATAACCCGTCCAAGACCAATGACCCACGACCTTATTAGTAGCATTATTGATTCACTTAACGGGTATGTTGAGTACATCCACATACACGACCTGAAAGATAACACATACTACGCAGAGATAACAATCCGAACATCAACTTCGCAGGTGAAGATAGATTCAAGACCCAGTGATGCTATTAATGTAGCACTGAGAAGCGGAGCTCCCATTTTTGTATCAGAAGAAGTGTTGGAAAAATCCCAGTTAGATACAATTGATAACGACAGCTCTGAAGATGACCTGAAAGACTGGCTTGAATCTATAAAACCAGAAGATTTTGGAAAGCAGTCTTCCATCTAA
- the purB gene encoding adenylosuccinate lyase: MIKRYTLERMGNVWSEVNKFQKWLDVEIAICRAWNRLGKIPDDAMREIEEKTYMDESVVERIHQLDRIYNHDVLAFVTAIAEQVGENGRYIHLGVTSSDVIDTALGLLMREAIDILVQDIDALLPVLMENAFKYKKTVMMGRTHGVHAEPMVFGLKFALWYEEMKRNKERLLRAREVVSVGAISGAVGTYSNIPPEVEKYALEELGLKVEPVSNQVVQRDRHAEFMTAMAITASSLEKIAVEIRHLQRTEVLEAQEPFKKGQRGSSAMPHKKNPITCERITGLARVIRANAIPAMEDIALWHERDISHSSVERVIMPDSAIALDYILHLTKKVLEGLVVYPEHMRRNMDLSKGLYFSSKVLVALVEKGLSRDEAYDIVQRNAMKAWDTEGLMFKDALLQDPEVTNRLTPSEIEKIFDVNAFLKNVPYIYERVFGKY, translated from the coding sequence ATGATAAAAAGATACACATTAGAAAGGATGGGAAATGTATGGAGTGAGGTTAACAAGTTTCAGAAATGGTTAGATGTTGAGATAGCCATATGCAGAGCATGGAACAGATTAGGAAAAATACCTGATGATGCAATGAGAGAGATAGAGGAAAAAACATATATGGACGAGTCTGTTGTAGAGAGGATACACCAGCTTGACAGAATATACAATCACGATGTTCTTGCTTTTGTTACAGCCATAGCAGAGCAGGTAGGAGAAAACGGCAGGTATATTCACCTTGGGGTAACATCATCAGACGTCATTGATACAGCTTTAGGACTACTGATGAGAGAAGCAATAGACATTTTAGTGCAGGACATAGATGCTCTCCTTCCTGTTTTGATGGAGAATGCATTCAAATACAAAAAGACTGTTATGATGGGAAGGACACATGGTGTTCACGCTGAGCCTATGGTATTTGGTCTGAAGTTTGCCCTCTGGTATGAAGAGATGAAGAGGAATAAAGAAAGACTTCTAAGAGCAAGGGAGGTTGTATCTGTTGGAGCGATATCAGGAGCTGTAGGGACTTACTCTAACATACCACCAGAAGTGGAAAAATATGCTTTAGAAGAACTTGGACTGAAGGTGGAGCCTGTTTCCAATCAGGTTGTCCAGAGAGACAGACACGCAGAGTTTATGACAGCAATGGCAATCACAGCCTCCTCTTTAGAAAAGATAGCTGTTGAGATTAGACATCTCCAGAGAACAGAGGTTTTAGAAGCTCAAGAACCTTTTAAAAAGGGTCAGAGAGGTTCTTCAGCAATGCCCCACAAAAAGAATCCAATAACCTGTGAAAGAATAACAGGACTTGCAAGGGTTATAAGAGCAAATGCAATACCTGCAATGGAAGATATAGCCCTGTGGCATGAGAGGGATATATCCCACTCATCTGTTGAAAGGGTTATAATGCCAGACTCTGCCATCGCACTGGATTACATACTACATCTGACAAAGAAAGTGTTAGAAGGCCTCGTCGTGTATCCTGAGCATATGAGAAGGAATATGGATTTATCTAAAGGGCTGTATTTCTCATCAAAAGTTTTAGTAGCCCTTGTTGAGAAAGGGCTGTCCAGAGACGAAGCATACGACATTGTCCAGAGAAATGCTATGAAGGCGTGGGATACTGAAGGACTTATGTTTAAAGATGCCCTTCTACAGGACCCAGAAGTAACAAACAGACTGACACCTTCAGAGATTGAAAAAATATTTGATGTTAATGCATTCTTGAAAAATGTGCCTTATATTTATGAGAGAGTATTCGGCAAATACTAA
- a CDS encoding methylthioribulose 1-phosphate dehydratase encodes MPYRLYQEEKQKAVNILNDIKVKLYSRGWFPATSGNLSYKLHDDPLYFAITSSGRDKGTVTHEDVIFVDKEAKPIEKTKLKPSAETKIHSQIYQKTDAGCIIHIHTVNNNFVSSVFFDEGFVPLKDMEMIKALDIWEENAYIKVPIIENFFDLDKLAEEAGKAINPSVPGLLVKNHGIYAWGKDEFEAKRHIEAFEFMFEHMKNMIIFRGTKNIFQEE; translated from the coding sequence ATGCCTTACAGACTGTATCAGGAAGAAAAGCAGAAAGCTGTTAACATTTTGAATGATATAAAAGTAAAGCTTTACAGCAGAGGATGGTTTCCTGCAACAAGCGGAAACCTGTCCTACAAATTACACGACGACCCTCTATACTTTGCTATCACCAGCAGCGGCAGAGATAAAGGAACAGTAACCCATGAGGATGTAATATTTGTAGATAAAGAAGCAAAACCTATTGAAAAAACAAAACTCAAACCTTCAGCAGAAACAAAAATCCACTCACAGATTTACCAGAAAACAGATGCAGGATGCATCATCCACATTCACACGGTAAATAACAACTTTGTTTCTTCTGTTTTTTTTGATGAAGGATTTGTTCCCCTGAAAGATATGGAGATGATAAAAGCCCTTGACATATGGGAAGAAAATGCATACATAAAAGTGCCCATAATAGAAAACTTCTTTGATTTAGATAAACTTGCTGAAGAAGCAGGAAAGGCAATAAACCCTTCTGTTCCGGGACTGCTGGTAAAAAACCACGGAATATACGCATGGGGGAAAGATGAGTTTGAGGCAAAAAGACATATTGAAGCCTTTGAGTTTATGTTTGAGCACATGAAAAACATGATTATATTCAGAGGAACAAAAAATATATTTCAGGAGGAGTAA
- the queF gene encoding preQ(1) synthase produces MELKYGEKEIKEAQLEKWPNPNPEKDYTINITFPEFTCLCPRSGYPDFATIKITYIPDQYIVELKSLKLYLNKYRNQYISHEEATNKIYDDLYNLLKPRFLEVIGDWNPRGNVKTIITISSEGQK; encoded by the coding sequence ATGGAGCTAAAATACGGAGAAAAGGAAATAAAAGAAGCCCAGTTAGAAAAATGGCCTAATCCCAATCCAGAGAAGGATTACACGATAAATATAACGTTCCCTGAATTTACCTGCCTGTGTCCACGCTCAGGATATCCAGACTTTGCCACTATAAAAATAACTTACATTCCAGACCAGTATATAGTGGAGCTAAAGTCCTTGAAGCTGTATCTGAATAAATACAGAAATCAGTACATATCCCACGAAGAAGCAACAAATAAAATTTATGATGACCTCTACAATCTTCTGAAGCCAAGGTTTCTTGAGGTTATAGGAGACTGGAATCCAAGGGGTAATGTAAAGACGATAATAACTATCTCTTCAGAAGGTCAGAAATGA
- a CDS encoding DUF4139 domain-containing protein, with protein sequence MNVLKAGLALLLTASLSYGEVLKPEKLFVFKNTAFLFLSGKTTAKPSIQLKLPYRISLDSLNIEIPECSIVSMNEIPPEKSFKQEIEKLQSQITFLQNQRRSIQNEIRILEGLNINSLKNLNSLDSYTQRYFKKLQELKTTEQLLDSTQKQIQQLKTKRGKNIRIFTDCPKNSIVHIKITHQLPIKIKEQFVVSGDTSKNSVKITGRLFLKHDFFKDLKDIDLVYYSYIKTPAVEPPEYFLPSIKKAVPQKSVYTQTQTRFFYEIKNITLLRDRENLATVVEKDYPAKFYVYIDGRVSPVPFLKAEFNSDIFLPPVFNTQFFIDGLYIGSNRLKAVKKGKNSIYFGEDIFISVSKEKVKDYTEETFFGKKITTKKWRYTLRNGHSKNIKIVLKDKIPVSTTENVKIKPFSSLKWKEIKSDGTVIWEFSLKPQEKLEIEFGYRIERREERR encoded by the coding sequence ATGAATGTATTAAAGGCAGGTCTTGCCCTGCTTTTAACGGCAAGCCTGTCTTACGGTGAAGTTTTAAAACCTGAGAAGCTGTTTGTATTCAAAAATACAGCTTTCCTTTTCCTGTCTGGAAAAACTACAGCAAAACCATCAATACAGTTAAAACTACCTTATAGAATTTCCCTTGACAGCCTCAACATAGAAATACCAGAATGTTCCATTGTCAGTATGAATGAAATACCCCCTGAAAAAAGTTTTAAGCAGGAAATAGAAAAACTCCAGTCTCAGATAACATTTTTGCAAAACCAAAGAAGAAGTATCCAGAATGAGATAAGGATATTAGAAGGATTAAACATAAACAGTCTGAAAAATCTAAACAGTCTTGACAGCTATACACAGAGATACTTTAAGAAACTCCAGGAACTAAAAACAACAGAGCAGCTTTTGGATAGCACACAGAAACAGATACAACAGCTGAAGACAAAAAGGGGTAAAAATATAAGGATATTTACAGACTGCCCTAAAAACAGCATAGTTCACATAAAAATAACACACCAGCTTCCAATAAAAATAAAAGAGCAGTTTGTCGTTTCAGGAGATACATCTAAAAACAGTGTAAAAATCACAGGAAGACTGTTTTTAAAACATGATTTTTTCAAAGACCTGAAAGATATTGACCTTGTGTATTACAGCTACATAAAAACTCCAGCAGTGGAGCCCCCTGAATATTTTTTACCCTCCATAAAAAAAGCCGTTCCCCAAAAGTCTGTTTATACCCAGACCCAAACAAGATTTTTTTATGAAATAAAAAATATAACCTTACTGAGGGATAGAGAAAATCTTGCAACTGTTGTAGAAAAAGATTATCCTGCAAAGTTTTACGTTTATATAGATGGAAGAGTCTCCCCCGTTCCTTTTTTAAAAGCAGAGTTTAACTCTGACATATTTTTACCCCCTGTGTTTAACACACAATTCTTTATTGACGGGCTTTACATAGGAAGCAACAGATTAAAAGCAGTAAAAAAGGGAAAAAACAGCATCTACTTTGGAGAAGACATTTTCATATCAGTGTCAAAAGAAAAAGTTAAAGATTACACAGAAGAGACATTCTTTGGGAAAAAAATAACAACAAAAAAGTGGAGATACACATTAAGAAACGGACACTCAAAAAATATAAAGATTGTTCTAAAAGATAAAATTCCCGTATCAACGACGGAAAATGTAAAGATAAAACCTTTCTCCTCCTTGAAGTGGAAGGAGATAAAGAGTGACGGCACTGTTATATGGGAGTTTTCTCTAAAACCACAGGAAAAGTTAGAGATAGAATTTGGATATAGGATTGAAAGGAGGGAAGAGAGGAGATGA
- the thiS gene encoding sulfur carrier protein ThiS: protein MKIVLNGEEKEVKENITIQELIKELGIKAPNYAVAVGMEVIPKSEYQTYRLKEGDRVEIVTFVGGG from the coding sequence ATGAAGATAGTCCTGAACGGTGAAGAAAAAGAAGTAAAAGAAAATATAACAATTCAGGAGCTTATTAAAGAGTTAGGTATAAAAGCTCCAAACTACGCAGTTGCTGTAGGTATGGAAGTTATTCCCAAAAGCGAATACCAGACCTACAGACTGAAAGAGGGAGACAGAGTAGAGATAGTAACATTTGTTGGTGGTGGATAA
- a CDS encoding cupin domain-containing protein: MPKIVFRDTSETIEGVEAVKEFLSRYGITYDNWGVDRLPEKLRKEYNLTEEEQQEIINAYREELEKLKKEKGYITEDIVVLSENTPNLEQLMAKFKREHHHTDDEVRFVVDGSGIFPVKIEGKIVEIHVGPGDLIVVPAGARHWFELDENRKIKCIRVFKTPAGWEAIYNENEKATMND; encoded by the coding sequence ATGCCAAAGATTGTTTTTAGAGATACAAGTGAAACGATAGAAGGTGTTGAAGCTGTAAAGGAGTTCCTCAGCAGATACGGCATAACCTATGACAACTGGGGCGTTGACAGACTGCCAGAGAAGCTGAGGAAGGAGTACAACCTGACAGAAGAAGAGCAACAGGAGATAATAAATGCTTACAGGGAAGAGTTAGAAAAACTGAAAAAAGAGAAAGGATACATAACAGAAGACATTGTAGTTCTTTCAGAGAACACACCAAATCTTGAACAGCTGATGGCAAAGTTTAAAAGGGAACATCACCACACAGACGATGAGGTAAGGTTTGTTGTTGACGGCAGTGGAATATTCCCTGTGAAGATTGAGGGAAAAATTGTTGAGATACACGTTGGGCCAGGAGATTTGATTGTTGTTCCAGCTGGAGCAAGACACTGGTTTGAGTTAGATGAAAACAGAAAAATCAAATGTATAAGGGTGTTCAAAACACCTGCAGGATGGGAAGCTATATACAACGAAAACGAAAAGGCAACAATGAACGATTAG
- the rpmF gene encoding 50S ribosomal protein L32, producing MAAPKRKKSKAKTAMRKAHWLKKINIPGMSICPECGQPKAPHRVCSHCGYYKDKEVVEVV from the coding sequence ATGGCAGCACCAAAAAGGAAAAAATCTAAAGCGAAAACAGCTATGAGAAAAGCCCACTGGCTGAAAAAAATAAACATCCCAGGCATGTCAATCTGCCCAGAGTGTGGGCAACCTAAAGCTCCTCACAGGGTATGTTCCCACTGTGGATATTACAAAGACAAAGAGGTGGTAGAGGTAGTCTAA
- the miaB gene encoding tRNA (N6-isopentenyl adenosine(37)-C2)-methylthiotransferase MiaB has protein sequence MKRYYIRTFGCQMNVNDSQKMAGMLKSLGYEPARSWEEADLILVNTCSVREKPDQKVLSALGEFKKIKNKNPDAIIGVCGCLAQRAGYEILQKAPFIDMVFGTTNIHHLPQLLKEAQAGNKAVEIIEDIDENETELDRYPTVRDSIYTAYVTIIRGCDKKCTYCIVPYTRGRERSRRIGEILQEVQWLVEDGVKEIHLIGQNVTAYGKDLGDVKFHELLYAVADIEGVERIRFTTGHPRDLDEETIKAMAEIPQVCEYLHLPIQAGSDRILKAMDRGYTQKEYLKKIELLRKYIPDIALSTDIIVGFPGETYQDYMETIKVLKEVEYDQVFAFKYSPRPGTPAAQMPVTEDSETVSRWLSDLINIQKEITFKKNRAYENKVVEVLIEEEKDGKLTGRTRTNKLVHIDGEHNLLGEIVKVRISKANRFSLEGELAEKLV, from the coding sequence TTGAAAAGGTATTATATAAGAACATTTGGATGTCAGATGAACGTTAACGATTCCCAGAAAATGGCAGGGATGCTAAAGAGTTTAGGCTATGAGCCTGCAAGAAGCTGGGAAGAGGCAGACCTGATACTGGTAAACACCTGCTCTGTAAGGGAAAAACCAGACCAGAAAGTTCTTTCTGCTTTAGGTGAATTTAAAAAGATAAAAAATAAAAACCCTGACGCAATTATAGGAGTGTGTGGATGCCTTGCCCAGAGGGCAGGTTATGAGATACTCCAGAAAGCCCCATTTATTGATATGGTTTTTGGGACAACAAATATACACCACCTTCCACAGCTTTTGAAAGAGGCACAGGCAGGAAATAAGGCTGTAGAGATTATAGAAGATATAGACGAAAATGAGACCGAGTTAGACAGATACCCAACAGTAAGAGATAGCATATATACTGCTTATGTAACTATTATCAGAGGATGTGATAAAAAATGCACTTACTGTATTGTTCCATACACAAGAGGAAGAGAAAGGAGCAGAAGAATAGGAGAAATATTACAGGAAGTCCAGTGGCTTGTTGAAGACGGCGTAAAGGAGATACATCTGATAGGTCAGAACGTTACAGCTTATGGAAAAGATTTAGGAGATGTAAAGTTTCATGAGCTGCTGTATGCTGTTGCAGATATTGAAGGAGTTGAAAGAATAAGATTTACAACAGGTCATCCAAGGGATTTAGATGAAGAAACAATAAAAGCAATGGCAGAAATACCACAGGTGTGTGAATACCTTCACCTGCCTATTCAGGCAGGTTCAGACAGAATCTTAAAAGCAATGGACAGGGGATACACACAGAAAGAGTATCTAAAAAAAATAGAGCTTCTGAGGAAATACATACCTGATATTGCACTATCTACTGACATTATCGTAGGGTTTCCCGGAGAGACGTATCAGGATTACATGGAAACAATAAAAGTGTTAAAGGAAGTAGAATACGACCAGGTTTTTGCATTCAAGTACTCTCCAAGACCCGGTACACCGGCAGCTCAGATGCCAGTGACAGAGGACAGTGAGACAGTAAGCAGATGGCTTTCAGACTTGATAAACATACAGAAAGAAATTACATTTAAGAAAAACAGAGCATACGAAAACAAAGTTGTGGAAGTTCTTATAGAAGAAGAAAAAGATGGAAAACTGACAGGAAGAACAAGAACAAATAAACTTGTTCATATTGATGGAGAGCATAACTTATTAGGAGAGATAGTTAAGGTCAGAATAAGCAAAGCTAACAGATTTTCCTTAGAGGGAGAGTTAGCAGAGAAGTTAGTATAG
- a CDS encoding enoyl-ACP reductase FabI, whose translation MGLLEGKKALILGVANNKSIAYGIAKAFHREGAVLGFNYLNEKIEKRVRPIAEELEAEILIKCDVSSDEEIKNLAETVKEKWGSVDIIVHSIAYANKEYLKDYYYKVDRKSFLEAMDISVYSFTAIAREFMEIFNEGGNLLTLSYYGAEKVVYNYNVMGVAKAALEASVKYLARDLGKLKNIRVNAISAGPIKTLAASGISQFSEIQKIAAERAPLKRTVTIDEVGNAAVFLCSPLASGITGEILYVDGGYNIIGM comes from the coding sequence ATGGGACTGTTAGAGGGAAAAAAGGCATTAATCCTTGGAGTGGCAAACAACAAAAGTATTGCTTACGGGATAGCAAAGGCTTTCCACAGGGAAGGAGCAGTTTTAGGTTTTAACTATCTGAATGAAAAAATAGAAAAAAGGGTAAGACCAATAGCAGAGGAACTGGAAGCAGAAATTCTGATTAAATGCGATGTGTCTTCAGATGAGGAGATAAAAAATCTTGCAGAAACTGTAAAGGAAAAGTGGGGGAGTGTGGACATTATCGTTCACTCTATAGCTTATGCAAACAAAGAGTATCTGAAAGATTACTATTACAAGGTGGACAGAAAATCATTTTTAGAGGCAATGGATATAAGCGTTTACTCTTTCACAGCAATAGCAAGGGAGTTTATGGAGATATTCAATGAAGGAGGAAACCTGCTGACTCTGTCTTATTATGGAGCAGAAAAGGTTGTTTACAACTATAATGTGATGGGAGTGGCAAAGGCTGCTCTAGAGGCATCTGTTAAATACCTTGCAAGGGATTTAGGTAAGCTAAAAAATATAAGAGTCAACGCCATATCTGCAGGTCCTATAAAAACACTTGCAGCTTCAGGAATATCCCAGTTTAGCGAGATACAGAAAATAGCAGCAGAAAGGGCTCCACTTAAAAGAACAGTTACCATTGATGAGGTAGGAAATGCTGCTGTTTTCCTGTGTAGTCCCCTTGCATCTGGAATAACAGGGGAGATTTTATATGTAGATGGAGGATACAACATTATTGGAATGTGA